Below is a genomic region from Brassica oleracea var. oleracea cultivar TO1000 chromosome C9, BOL, whole genome shotgun sequence.
AGCATCCAGATCCTGACACATTATTATTACATTAGTTTATAGCAAATCCTTTGCTGCTTATTTATTAACAAGAAGAATATGGCTTACAAGATGATTGGAGGGCTCATCGAGCAATAGCAAGTGCGGTTTCTTGAATGTGATCTTGGCAAATGCCACTCTGCTTTTCTGACCACCTGACAAAGTGTACATTGGCTGCAGTGCCAGATTTCCAGTGACCCCAAGAGAACCCAGGTGACTTCTCAGCTTTTGTTCCGGTACTCCCTGCCCCCATTCAATCCACATACCAGTTACTGACATATTGATAACCCAAATGCGTCTATATTTTGATTCAAACTAGACTTGTCCCCGTAAGAAGAAGACAAACCGTAACTATTGCTTATATATATATATATATATATATATATATATATATATATATGAGTCCTTTGTAACTTGATTATGATGTCCTGTTAACTGAAACAAGCAAAGAAGAGGGATCTAACGGGTTTGTGAACTTACAGGGTAGCAGCGCATCATATATAGAAGAGGATTCGAAGAAAGGTCTAGCCCATCCACATGGTGCTGACTAAAGACTGCAACTCTAACCTGTCAAAGGACATATCAATACATCATATTAGGGCCACCGACAAGTTTAGCATTAGTAGAGCAGGGAAACCAATCCAAATCCTTAAACATAGAAGGCGTCAACATAACTGAAGAATAAGAAAGGGTCATCCCAAATTTGTTGTTCAGATAAGAGGAAGAGAGCCCTTCTACCATACCTTAGCAGAACGGAAAACTGTTCCAGAGCTTGGCTGCAGTTCCCCAGAAATAAGTTTGAGAATAGTTGATTTACCAATACCATTCGCTCCCACCACTGCAAAACGATGAGAAGAAAACCATATATAGAGCTTTAAATGCTAGTAAGAGCCTCGAAAATTAAGTTCAGAAGTTCTACACGTTCTTTAATGCTGAAAATAATGATATCCACAAAATGACTGATGAAAGATTAATAATTTATAAAGATGCATCATCTGTGTGATCTCATAATTGAGGGAAGGGGGAGCCTTCTTACTTGCAATACGGCTATCCAGATCTATTCCGAAATTCAGGTTCTTAAACAACAACGGACCACCAGGGTAGCCAAATGATGCATCACTGTAAAAGAGAATAAACGAGTAAGAAAATATATCACCTGGATCCTCCCCATACCACAATTAAAGAAGTTTGCGACAGATTCAAACCTGAAACTGATAATAGGGGGTCCAGGCTTATCGTCAGGAGTTGGGAATTCAAATTTGTAGCTGCACAAGAAAAACAAGAGGTTAATGTATATAAAGATTGGAGCTGAGAGCAAGCATCGAATGCTACTGCGGCAATTTTATCCAATACGAGAGTATAGCATCATTCCAGATTTCAATAATCTATGAGAGGCGTTTAACTTACTCAGGATCATTAATAACTTGATCCACATGGGCCAGCCGGTCAATTGCCTGGGTAATAGAAACAATAATGTTAGAGCACCACTGACAGGCCAACAACATATATAATCAAATAAATAGTTGTAACTGTTGAGACCTTGATTCTTGACTGAACAAGCGACGCCCTCTTCGCATTGAAACGAAATTTATCAATGAACGCCTGCACAGAAAAAATAAATATTAAATTGATATCCCTACGCAGGAAGACTACTAAACAAAGACGAGTTGAAAACAGAATATATGATATCAATATCATTGAGAAGAAAAAGAAAAGAAACCTGCATATGTGCCCGTGATCGTTCACTTGATTCAAAAGCTTTTTGCTGATTCTTCACATGTTCGTCCCGTGTTCTTTCGAAAGTATCATAGTTTCCCTTATAGGTACTAAGTTTTTGGTTTTGCAAATGGATGATGTCCGTGACCACCTGCAGCCAAAAACAAGCATTACACGTATGTCCAGAGATATTATCTGCATGAAGATCACGGGAGAGAGAGGAAAGTACCGTGTTCAAGAATTCCCTAGCATGTGAAACGACGATAAATGTTTTAGGCCACTTCGTTAGATATGTTTCCAACCATAAGACAGCGTGGAGATCAAGATGGTTCTACCAAAACAGAGGATAGGAAACTCAGATATTTGAATTAGAAAGAAACAGATTTATGTTAATTAGAGAAGGTCATAAAGAAAACACACCGTAGGTTCATCAAGCAACAACAAATCAGGCTCAATAAATAGAGCACGAGCAAGCGCAATTCGCATCCTCCAACCTCCTGAAAAAGTATTTGTAGATTTCTTCTGCATTTCTGGAGTGAAACTGAGCCCCTGGAAATATTATAGAGACAACGTTTGCAAGTTTAGATGTGGAAAGCAACAAAAAAGCACATGCAAAAATTAAACAGAAGAGAACATCCAAATCTAGCTTTTGATATGATTTTTGTAATGATTGGTCACGAATTGCTTCCAGATATGCATATCCTTGTGGTTATATCTATGCTTTCATGAGAGAAAAATATATTCTAAGAGGGCAGCAGAAACTGTTTAATGGTAATGGGAAACTTACAGCAAGGATACTAGCTGCACGAGCCTCAGCAGTATAAGCATCAATTGCATCGAGCCGTTTGTATATTTCTTCAAGCCTTTGAGACATAAGATCTCCTTCAGCTGTATCTTTGGTAGGCACTCCATCCTTAGCTGTGGGTTCTTCCACATCCAGTTCCCTCTTCAGATAACCAAAACATAGACAACAGTACAACCAAAGACAGATGAAACCGGGGAAAAAGGACACAAAGGAGTCAAAATGCTAATACCAAGAGGCAATGACTCCTCTATTAGTAAAAGAAGCTTGTAGCTAACCTGCTTAGCCAGTATTTGAGTTTCTTCTTCCAACAGCTTGGCTCTTTCAATATCAGTGTTGAGAACACATTGCAAGGCTGTGGTGTTGTCACCAACGACTTCTTGCTCGACATGCAATATCTGGCAGTTAGCAGGAATACCCTCGATGGCATGCATAGCCATATACCTCAAAAAGGTTGTTTTTCCGGTACCATTTCGTCCAACAAGGCCTGTATAGTAATAATCCAAAGAGAACAAGTACTCATTTGTAAGCACCCATTACTTGGATTTAAACAGAACGTTAAAAGAAATAA
It encodes:
- the LOC106319362 gene encoding ABC transporter F family member 3, with the protein product MTEVASSVVYEVLGSRAKDVDEPIMEYIINVLADEDFDFGEEGEGAVDAVGDLLVAAECVSDFDECRLVCSKLADKFGKHGLVKPTPTVRSLAMPVRMNDGMDDGPVKKKKPEPTDGPLLSERDKAKIERRKKKDDRQREVQYQQHVAEMEAVKAGMPTVSVNHDTGGGSTVRDIHMDNFNVSVGGRDLIVDGSITLSFGRHYGLVGRNGTGKTTFLRYMAMHAIEGIPANCQILHVEQEVVGDNTTALQCVLNTDIERAKLLEEETQILAKQRELDVEEPTAKDGVPTKDTAEGDLMSQRLEEIYKRLDAIDAYTAEARAASILAGLSFTPEMQKKSTNTFSGGWRMRIALARALFIEPDLLLLDEPTNHLDLHAVLWLETYLTKWPKTFIVVSHAREFLNTVVTDIIHLQNQKLSTYKGNYDTFERTRDEHVKNQQKAFESSERSRAHMQAFIDKFRFNAKRASLVQSRIKAIDRLAHVDQVINDPDYKFEFPTPDDKPGPPIISFSDASFGYPGGPLLFKNLNFGIDLDSRIAMVGANGIGKSTILKLISGELQPSSGTVFRSAKVRVAVFSQHHVDGLDLSSNPLLYMMRCYPGVPEQKLRSHLGSLGVTGNLALQPMYTLSGGQKSRVAFAKITFKKPHLLLLDEPSNHLDLDAVEALIQGLVLFQGGICMVSHDEHLISGSVDELWVVSDGRIAPFQGTFHDYKKLLQSSS